A genomic region of Solanum dulcamara chromosome 2, daSolDulc1.2, whole genome shotgun sequence contains the following coding sequences:
- the LOC129879956 gene encoding protein FLX-like 3, producing MAGRNRMPRQPDNFRGFRDGPPPRVIMQRGPGPLPPHPSVLEEELELQHRDMQRFLAENRQVIDENVMLERELSAVKDEIHRLSQFIPKMRADNEAQVREYIERGMKLEADLRSTEPLRLEVIQLRAESQKLSALQKELSGQVQTLTKDTNRLQTENKQLSSMKTDIDKLQKELVEARRQFEYEKKANTELVEQNQSMEKNLISMAREIEKLRADKVGRGLGVGAYGMMNGSPEMRYPGGAYGDPYSGGGWGSYDNRGPPRR from the exons ATGGCTGGTAGAAATCGTATGCCCCGTCAACCTGATAACTTCAGAGGATTCCGTGATGGGCCACCACCACGGGTTATTATGCAGCGAGGACCAGGACCCCTCCCTCCTCATCCATCAGTCCTTGAAGAGGAACTAGAGCTCCAGCATAGGGACATGCAGAGATTTCTTGCAGAAAACAGACAGGTGATTGATGAGAATGTGATGCTTGAGAGGGAATTATCTGCTGTAAAAGATGAAATACATAGATTAAGTCAGTTCATTCCCAAAATGCGTGCTGACAATGAGGCACAAGTAAGAGAGTATATTGAGAGAGGAATGAAGTTAGAGGCTGATCTTCGATCTACGGAGCCTCTGAGGTTAGAGGTAATCCAATTGAGAGCTGAATCTCAGAAGCTAAGTGCTTTACAGAAAGAATTATCTGGACAAGTTCAAACTCTTACTAAGGATACTAATCGACTACAAACTGAGAATAAGCAACTATCATCTATGAAGACTGATATTGATAAATTGCAGAAGGAATTGGTGGAAGCAAG GAGACAATTTGAATATGAGAAGAAAGCAAATACGGAACTGGTGGAACAAAATCAATCTATGGAGAAGAATCTCATTTCAATGGCTCGTGAAATTGAGAAGCTGCGAGCAGATAAAGTTGGACGGGGTCTTG GTGTAGGAGCCTATGGCATGATGAATGGAAGCCCTGAGATGAGATATCCCGGCGGAGCATATGGTGATCCATACAGTGGTGGTGGTTGGGGTTCCTATGACAATCGTGGTCCTCCCAGACGTTGa